In Fructilactobacillus cliffordii, a single genomic region encodes these proteins:
- the msrB gene encoding peptide-methionine (R)-S-oxide reductase MsrB — protein sequence MNKDELKQKLTPEEYAVTQEAATEPAFTGKYDQFFKKGIYVDVVSGEPLFSSADKYDSGCGWPAFTKPIKKENLKSKTDTSFGMIREEVESSDAGSHLGHVFPDGPADKGGLRYCINSAALKFIPYDEMDAAGYGQYKAQVDENGGPNE from the coding sequence ATGAACAAAGATGAATTAAAGCAAAAATTAACCCCAGAAGAATATGCGGTTACCCAAGAGGCCGCTACGGAACCAGCTTTTACTGGTAAGTATGACCAATTCTTTAAAAAGGGAATCTACGTGGATGTTGTTAGTGGAGAACCACTTTTCAGTTCCGCTGATAAGTATGACTCTGGTTGTGGTTGGCCCGCATTCACTAAGCCAATTAAGAAAGAAAACTTAAAGAGCAAGACCGATACTTCCTTTGGCATGATTAGAGAAGAAGTTGAAAGTTCTGACGCTGGTTCCCACTTGGGTCATGTTTTCCCAGATGGTCCCGCTGATAAGGGTGGTCTCCGGTACTGCATTAACTCAGCCGCTTTGAAGTTCATTCCGTACGATGAAATGGATGCTGCTGGCTATGGTCAGTACAAAGCCCAGGTTGACGAAAATGGAGGTCCTAACGAATGA
- the msrA gene encoding peptide-methionine (S)-S-oxide reductase MsrA, translating into MKKEETAIFAGGCFWCMVKPFEETPGIISVVSGYTGGHVPNPTYEQVCSHTTGHTEAVKITFDPSVISYKDLVEIYWRQTDPTDAMGQFQDRGDSYRPVIFVNSPEQRKVAEASKQALEESGQFDEPIVTKIEPAQPFYPAEDYHQDFYKKNPLRAQIEEMGGREQFIKEHWSK; encoded by the coding sequence ATGAAAAAGGAAGAAACAGCGATTTTTGCCGGAGGATGTTTCTGGTGCATGGTTAAACCGTTTGAAGAAACTCCGGGAATTATTTCGGTAGTTTCTGGTTATACCGGTGGACACGTTCCTAACCCAACCTACGAACAGGTTTGCAGCCATACCACCGGGCATACAGAAGCCGTAAAGATTACATTTGATCCTAGTGTTATTTCTTACAAGGATTTAGTGGAAATTTACTGGCGGCAAACGGATCCAACCGATGCTATGGGTCAATTTCAAGACCGTGGCGACAGTTACCGGCCGGTTATCTTTGTGAACAGTCCGGAACAAAGAAAAGTGGCTGAAGCTTCTAAGCAGGCATTGGAAGAATCGGGTCAATTTGATGAGCCCATCGTTACTAAAATTGAACCGGCCCAGCCATTCTATCCAGCCGAAGACTACCACCAAGATTTCTACAAAAAGAACCCATTACGAGCTCAAATTGAAGAAATGGGTGGACGTGAACAATTCATTAAGGAACACTGGTCAAAATAA
- the parE gene encoding DNA topoisomerase IV subunit B, with protein MTKKKETQAYDASSIQVLHGLEAVRKRPGMYIGSTDSRGLHHLVYEIVDNAVDEAIAGYGDAINVTINADNSITVEDHGRGMPVEMHASGKPTPEVILTVLHAGGKFGQGGYKTSGGLHGVGSSVVNALSTNLTVQIVRDHQLYEEQFVDGGQPVGTLKKMGKTTKPTGTTITFKPDPTIFTTVVYNFDTLATRLREAAFLLKGVKITLTDKRAGQERQEIYQFDEGIKEFVTYLNESKSTLGPVMDFDTTKDGIEVEVAAQYNDGYTETMISFVNNVRTNDGGTHEAGFRSGWTRAMNEYARKVGLLKEKDKNLDGSDVREGLTAVISLRVPEEELQFEGQTKGKLGTPAARSIVDSVVSEQLVYFLMENGDFANTLVQKALRARKARKAAKKARDESRRGKKKKKSERLLSGKLTPAQSKDASKNELFLVEGDSAGGSAKQGRDRKHQAILPLRGKVLNTEKASVTDILKNEEISTIMYTVGAGMGSDFSLSDANYDKIIIMTDADDDGAHIQILLLTFFYKYMRPMIEAGRVYVALPPLYKLQAGKGKQAKVEYAWTNEELERLRPDFPKGMTLQRFKGLGEMNADQLWETTMDPDHRTLIRVQIDDAAMAEKQVSTLMGTKVEPRRNWIESNVQFTLEDEGSILDKTLD; from the coding sequence ATGACGAAGAAAAAGGAAACCCAAGCTTATGATGCTTCCTCAATTCAAGTTTTACATGGTTTAGAAGCCGTCCGTAAACGGCCCGGAATGTACATCGGTTCGACCGATAGCCGGGGACTCCATCATTTAGTTTACGAAATTGTTGATAATGCTGTTGATGAGGCCATCGCTGGTTACGGTGATGCCATTAATGTCACAATTAATGCTGATAATAGTATTACTGTTGAAGACCACGGCCGGGGGATGCCGGTTGAGATGCACGCATCTGGTAAACCAACTCCAGAAGTGATTTTGACGGTCCTACATGCTGGGGGTAAATTTGGTCAGGGTGGCTATAAAACCTCTGGAGGACTGCATGGGGTTGGTTCGAGTGTTGTGAACGCTTTATCGACTAATCTCACAGTTCAAATCGTTCGGGACCATCAGTTGTATGAAGAACAATTCGTGGATGGCGGGCAACCAGTAGGAACTTTGAAGAAAATGGGTAAGACAACGAAGCCCACGGGAACGACGATTACGTTTAAACCAGATCCGACGATTTTTACCACGGTGGTCTATAACTTCGATACTTTAGCAACCCGATTGCGTGAAGCAGCCTTCTTACTGAAGGGAGTGAAGATTACCCTGACCGATAAACGGGCTGGACAAGAACGTCAAGAAATTTATCAATTTGATGAAGGAATTAAAGAGTTTGTTACGTATTTAAATGAAAGTAAGAGCACGTTAGGTCCAGTGATGGATTTTGATACCACTAAGGATGGAATCGAAGTTGAAGTTGCTGCGCAATACAATGATGGTTACACGGAAACAATGATTTCTTTTGTTAACAACGTGCGGACCAATGATGGGGGAACTCACGAAGCGGGATTTCGGAGTGGTTGGACAAGAGCCATGAATGAATACGCGCGTAAGGTCGGATTATTGAAGGAAAAAGATAAAAACCTGGACGGATCCGATGTGAGAGAAGGCCTTACTGCAGTAATTTCTTTGCGGGTTCCAGAAGAGGAACTGCAGTTTGAAGGACAAACGAAGGGAAAATTAGGCACCCCGGCCGCTCGATCAATTGTAGATAGCGTTGTTTCAGAGCAATTGGTTTACTTTTTGATGGAAAACGGGGATTTTGCGAATACTCTGGTTCAAAAGGCTTTGCGGGCGCGGAAAGCGCGGAAAGCCGCTAAAAAAGCTCGGGATGAAAGCCGGCGCGGAAAAAAGAAGAAAAAAAGCGAACGTTTGTTATCCGGGAAGTTAACTCCGGCGCAGTCTAAGGATGCCAGCAAAAATGAGTTGTTTTTAGTCGAAGGTGATTCAGCGGGCGGATCTGCTAAACAAGGACGAGACCGAAAACATCAGGCGATTTTACCGTTACGAGGTAAGGTTTTAAATACCGAAAAAGCCAGTGTTACCGATATTTTAAAGAACGAAGAAATAAGTACGATTATGTATACGGTGGGAGCTGGTATGGGTAGTGATTTTTCGCTTTCAGATGCCAACTACGATAAGATTATCATCATGACTGACGCGGATGATGACGGAGCCCACATTCAAATCTTGTTATTGACGTTCTTTTACAAGTACATGCGCCCAATGATTGAAGCTGGTCGAGTTTACGTGGCGTTGCCACCGTTGTACAAGTTGCAAGCTGGTAAAGGCAAACAGGCCAAGGTTGAGTATGCCTGGACCAATGAAGAACTTGAACGCTTACGTCCGGATTTTCCCAAGGGAATGACATTGCAACGTTTTAAAGGGCTCGGAGAAATGAACGCGGACCAGTTGTGGGAAACCACGATGGATCCAGATCACCGGACCTTGATTCGGGTTCAAATTGACGATGCGGCGATGGCCGAAAAACAGGTTTCCACTTTAATGGGAACTAAGGTCGAACCGCGGAGAAATTGGATTGAAAGTAACGTTCAATTTACCCTAGAAGATGAAGGTAGTATCTTAGATAAAACTTTGGATTAG
- the parC gene encoding DNA topoisomerase IV subunit A, translating into MAKHAEIKDLSLASVMDERFSRYSKAIIQERALPDIRDGLKPVQRRILYSMNKDGNTYDKGFRKSAKSVGNVMGNFHPHGDSSIYDAMVRMSQDWKLRAPLIDMHGNNGSMDGDPPAAMRYTEARLSKIAGEMLRDIDKDTVSWVLNFDDTESEPTVLPARIPNLLVNGATGISAGYATEIPPHNLSEVVDALIYLQAHPDATLAQLMQFIQGPDFPTGGIVQGLDGIKQAYETGHGRVVIRSRSTISEMRGGKKLVQVTEIPYEVNKAQLVKQIDEIRLNKKIEGIAEVRDDSDRSGLMISIELKRNVDERGILNYLYKNTDLQISYNFNVVAIKDMRPERLSLKDILTTYLAYQRSVLTKRTQFDLKKAQDRQHIVLGLIKALSILDQVIKTIRASQNRKNARDNLIATYDFTEKQADAIVALQLYRLTNTDVTKLNEENADLAAQIAEYETILADPSELDRVLKQELQEIAAEYKTPRRSTIQPEIESLNISKQVTVPDEQVMVLVSRDGYLKRTNLRSFGATDLTDNGLKEDDYPVFIQQLSTRDSVYLFTDGGNLIYRPVHEIEDTKWKDTGEHISQLNGLQPTEKVIAVKSFSSLKQTGNFVIATRAGHVKQVEFSKLLPGRTYRSRAMMFTKLKDELDAVVNVTYLEPNETRDVLIMTEQGLGLRYALDEVSTNGPRTVGVKAINLGSDDHVINAQLVQETDDLAMVFQNGNFKKMQVVDIPQTARARKGIKVLRDLKTKANLLADFMRLDSDETLIRVHTDTRHAQDVFVADYQAAPRTSNGSKLLDVTKEGTPVLLTNVPEARFAEE; encoded by the coding sequence ATGGCAAAGCATGCCGAAATTAAAGACTTATCGTTAGCATCTGTCATGGATGAACGCTTTAGTCGTTATTCCAAGGCCATCATCCAGGAACGAGCCTTACCAGACATTCGCGATGGGTTAAAACCGGTCCAACGTCGGATTTTGTATTCCATGAATAAGGATGGTAATACTTACGATAAGGGTTTTCGAAAGTCTGCTAAATCAGTCGGAAACGTCATGGGAAATTTTCACCCCCACGGTGATAGTTCTATCTATGATGCCATGGTCCGGATGAGTCAGGATTGGAAGTTACGGGCCCCCTTAATTGATATGCACGGAAATAATGGTTCGATGGACGGTGATCCGCCGGCAGCCATGCGGTATACAGAAGCGCGTTTGAGTAAGATTGCGGGCGAAATGCTGCGTGACATCGATAAGGATACGGTTAGTTGGGTCTTAAACTTTGACGATACCGAATCAGAACCGACCGTGTTACCAGCCCGGATTCCCAACCTACTGGTAAACGGAGCTACCGGAATTTCGGCCGGATACGCGACGGAAATTCCGCCGCATAATTTGAGTGAAGTCGTGGATGCCTTGATTTACTTACAGGCTCACCCAGATGCAACGTTAGCACAACTGATGCAGTTCATTCAGGGTCCAGATTTCCCCACCGGTGGGATTGTCCAAGGTCTGGATGGCATTAAGCAGGCCTATGAAACGGGACACGGCCGGGTTGTAATTCGTTCCCGCTCTACCATTAGCGAGATGCGTGGCGGTAAGAAACTAGTGCAGGTCACAGAAATTCCGTACGAAGTAAATAAAGCCCAGCTTGTGAAGCAAATTGACGAGATTCGGTTAAACAAAAAAATTGAAGGAATTGCCGAAGTCCGAGATGACTCAGACCGTTCCGGATTAATGATTTCCATTGAATTAAAACGAAACGTGGATGAACGTGGGATTTTAAACTATTTGTATAAAAATACGGACCTGCAAATTTCATATAACTTTAATGTGGTAGCCATTAAGGACATGCGGCCTGAACGGTTATCGTTAAAGGATATTTTAACTACTTACTTAGCTTATCAGCGGTCCGTATTAACCAAACGAACTCAGTTTGATTTGAAAAAGGCGCAAGATCGTCAGCACATTGTTTTAGGGCTAATTAAAGCCTTATCGATTTTAGACCAAGTTATTAAAACAATTAGAGCTAGTCAAAATCGAAAAAATGCACGCGACAACCTAATTGCTACCTATGACTTTACCGAAAAACAGGCCGATGCCATCGTTGCTTTACAATTGTACCGGTTAACGAATACTGATGTAACTAAATTAAATGAAGAAAATGCGGATTTAGCTGCGCAAATTGCGGAGTATGAAACCATTTTGGCAGACCCAAGTGAATTAGATCGGGTGTTGAAACAGGAATTACAGGAAATTGCTGCAGAATACAAGACACCACGACGTTCGACCATCCAACCGGAGATTGAAAGCTTAAATATTAGTAAGCAGGTAACCGTTCCAGATGAACAAGTGATGGTGCTCGTTTCGCGCGATGGTTATTTGAAACGAACCAATTTACGTTCCTTTGGCGCTACTGATTTAACGGATAATGGTTTAAAAGAGGATGATTATCCAGTTTTCATCCAACAACTTAGTACCAGAGATTCGGTTTACCTCTTCACTGATGGTGGGAACTTGATTTATCGACCAGTGCACGAAATTGAAGATACTAAATGGAAAGATACCGGGGAGCATATCTCCCAGTTAAATGGATTGCAACCAACCGAAAAAGTGATTGCGGTCAAATCATTTTCTTCCTTGAAGCAGACTGGAAACTTTGTGATTGCTACGCGAGCTGGACACGTTAAACAGGTTGAATTTTCCAAGTTACTACCGGGACGAACCTACCGCAGTCGAGCAATGATGTTTACCAAGTTAAAAGACGAGTTAGATGCCGTCGTTAACGTTACTTATTTAGAACCAAACGAAACTCGGGACGTTTTAATTATGACGGAACAAGGGCTCGGACTACGATATGCGCTGGATGAGGTGTCCACTAACGGACCGCGGACCGTAGGAGTAAAAGCCATTAATTTAGGTTCAGATGATCACGTAATCAATGCCCAGCTTGTGCAAGAGACTGATGACTTAGCAATGGTCTTTCAAAATGGTAATTTCAAAAAAATGCAAGTGGTTGATATTCCGCAAACAGCTAGGGCACGAAAGGGAATTAAAGTACTCCGTGATCTAAAGACCAAGGCTAATTTACTGGCAGATTTCATGCGTTTGGATTCGGACGAAACTCTGATTCGCGTTCATACAGATACGCGTCATGCGCAAGATGTGTTCGTGGCTGATTACCAAGCGGCGCCAAGAACGTCCAACGGATCGAAGCTATTGGATGTAACTAAGGAGGGAACGCCTGTCTTATTAACGAATGTTCCAGAAGCACGGTTTGCCGAAGAGTAG
- the plsY gene encoding glycerol-3-phosphate 1-O-acyltransferase PlsY gives MVKIVLLLIIAYLLGSIPNGIWIGKLFFHVDIRRHGSKNIGATNTLRVLGPVAGTIVMLLDIGKGWLATWLPMQLGIHSWYPLIFGIMAVLGHTFSIFDHFKGGKAVATSAGMLMAYNFGFFLIAAITAFTSVFVTSMMSLGSILGFIIIFLVSLTTSDVALQIVALVLTIFTIYRHRNNIKKIINGTENILPFGLYYWYLQSKKARQQKK, from the coding sequence ATGGTTAAAATAGTGCTACTTTTAATTATTGCCTATTTGTTAGGCTCCATTCCTAATGGAATTTGGATTGGAAAACTTTTTTTTCACGTTGACATTCGTCGCCACGGTTCCAAGAACATTGGCGCTACCAATACCCTACGTGTTTTAGGACCCGTGGCCGGAACCATTGTGATGCTCTTAGACATCGGAAAGGGTTGGCTAGCAACTTGGTTACCAATGCAACTGGGCATTCATTCTTGGTACCCCTTGATTTTTGGCATCATGGCTGTCTTGGGTCATACCTTTTCCATTTTTGACCATTTTAAGGGTGGAAAGGCTGTGGCTACTAGCGCTGGAATGTTGATGGCCTACAACTTTGGCTTCTTTTTAATCGCAGCGATAACGGCCTTCACCTCAGTTTTTGTTACCAGCATGATGAGTTTAGGGAGTATCCTCGGGTTCATCATAATTTTCCTAGTCTCGTTAACTACTTCTGACGTAGCGCTCCAAATTGTAGCATTGGTCCTGACCATCTTTACCATTTATCGCCACCGCAATAACATCAAAAAAATCATAAACGGAACCGAAAATATTCTCCCATTTGGATTATACTACTGGTATTTACAATCTAAAAAAGCAAGACAACAGAAAAAATAA
- a CDS encoding class I SAM-dependent methyltransferase, whose protein sequence is MLSTDGINLTMLSIPCVKSKLLHDDQSTKIIKKFADPDCFQKNCDAVYSNFLSRNVIVRHHYFTHYLEKYQQKYTQVLILGVGLDTKPDTLACLRDKDVYGCDLAVTDIKQIYQATGVKTKTKLVSCDLKNGMNQEFLQRLQEHGFSRDRPTLVLWEGGTFYLPKKSVLHDLKFLNQNLNLIGLLVDYMSSTVFNPPRHTKARKQLELVQQIGCPWQSFFTATEIEQFYQQLGFKEINVSEHGQIEEKVWGDVQLDYDIMYLSATFKF, encoded by the coding sequence GTGTTAAGTACCGATGGGATAAATCTAACAATGTTATCAATTCCTTGTGTCAAAAGTAAGTTGTTGCATGATGATCAATCAACGAAAATTATTAAAAAATTTGCTGATCCTGATTGTTTTCAAAAAAATTGTGATGCAGTTTACAGTAATTTTTTGAGTCGGAATGTTATAGTTCGACATCATTATTTCACTCATTACTTGGAAAAATATCAGCAGAAATATACACAAGTTCTAATTTTGGGCGTTGGGCTAGATACTAAACCAGATACGCTTGCTTGTTTACGTGATAAGGATGTCTATGGATGTGATTTGGCAGTTACTGATATTAAGCAGATTTATCAAGCCACTGGCGTAAAAACAAAAACAAAGTTGGTATCCTGTGATTTGAAAAATGGAATGAATCAGGAATTTTTACAGAGACTACAAGAACATGGATTTTCCCGTGACCGGCCCACGTTGGTGTTATGGGAAGGCGGAACGTTTTACCTGCCGAAAAAATCAGTTTTGCATGACCTGAAATTTTTAAACCAAAATCTTAATTTAATTGGATTATTGGTTGATTACATGAGTAGTACCGTTTTTAATCCGCCTCGTCATACTAAAGCCAGAAAGCAATTAGAATTAGTGCAACAAATTGGATGCCCTTGGCAATCATTTTTTACAGCGACCGAGATTGAACAATTTTATCAGCAACTAGGATTTAAAGAGATTAATGTTAGTGAACATGGTCAAATTGAGGAAAAAGTCTGGGGCGATGTTCAATTAGATTATGACATTATGTATCTAAGTGCTACTTTTAAATTTTAG
- a CDS encoding ABC transporter substrate-binding protein/permease, with protein sequence MQKKWLKWLLLTVMLIVGISIKGNSVHADDSLQKVKDKGVLTVATSPDYPPFEFQVNQHGHSKDVGMDIELSKQIARDLGVKLQIKNMDFNSLLVAIQTGKADMAIGGINPSPERKQNADFSQIYYYGGESFLINKADTEKLKNQSALKGLKVGTQTGSMQQSLAKKNLKGTKVVTMDKNTDLILALKTHKVDAVGVETPVAQAYVQNDPDLKMVKANYHLNKQDTGSAVALPKGATTLQTAVNQSIEKAKAQHLIPQYLKTAGKYMKVNTADTSMMHYWKYFFNGLKYTLLISVCAVAGGIILGILLALMRLSNFKWLSWSAVSYVEVVRGTPMMVQVLLVYFGLGVLVNIPALPAGMIAVTLNSAAYVSEIIRGGINSVAKGQKEAAKSLGLSKTDALRFIVLPQAFKNIWPALGNEFISVIKESSIVSIIGVTDLVYELNVVRADTYRGVAPIVVVMAIYFVITFTLTRLLNYMERRMKHD encoded by the coding sequence ATGCAGAAGAAATGGTTGAAGTGGTTGTTACTGACCGTCATGCTGATTGTCGGAATCAGCATTAAAGGGAACAGCGTTCATGCAGATGATTCACTGCAAAAGGTGAAAGATAAAGGAGTATTAACGGTGGCGACCTCGCCCGATTATCCTCCATTTGAGTTTCAGGTTAACCAACACGGCCATTCTAAGGACGTTGGAATGGACATTGAGTTGTCCAAACAGATTGCTAGAGATTTAGGGGTCAAGCTCCAGATTAAAAACATGGATTTTAACTCCTTGTTAGTGGCCATTCAGACCGGAAAGGCCGACATGGCCATTGGCGGAATTAATCCTTCTCCAGAACGGAAACAAAACGCGGACTTTTCTCAGATTTATTACTACGGGGGTGAATCATTTTTAATCAATAAAGCAGATACAGAAAAGTTGAAAAATCAATCTGCTTTAAAAGGATTAAAAGTGGGAACCCAAACTGGCTCCATGCAACAAAGTTTAGCCAAAAAGAATTTAAAGGGTACCAAAGTGGTCACTATGGATAAAAATACCGATTTAATTTTGGCTTTAAAAACCCACAAGGTTGATGCCGTGGGAGTGGAAACTCCCGTAGCACAAGCATACGTGCAAAATGATCCAGACCTCAAAATGGTTAAAGCTAACTATCATTTAAACAAACAGGATACCGGTTCTGCGGTGGCCTTACCGAAGGGCGCCACGACCTTACAAACCGCTGTGAATCAGTCAATCGAAAAAGCGAAAGCTCAGCACCTGATTCCCCAGTATCTGAAGACGGCCGGCAAGTATATGAAGGTTAACACCGCCGATACATCGATGATGCACTACTGGAAGTACTTCTTTAATGGGTTAAAGTACACGCTGTTAATTTCTGTTTGCGCCGTTGCGGGTGGAATTATCCTGGGAATCTTATTAGCCCTTATGCGCTTGAGTAATTTCAAGTGGCTCAGTTGGTCCGCCGTTAGTTACGTCGAAGTGGTTCGGGGCACTCCGATGATGGTACAAGTACTGTTAGTTTACTTTGGCCTGGGAGTACTAGTTAACATTCCCGCTCTTCCTGCCGGGATGATTGCGGTGACCCTGAACAGTGCTGCCTATGTCAGTGAAATTATCCGGGGTGGAATTAACTCCGTCGCTAAGGGGCAAAAGGAAGCGGCCAAGAGTCTTGGCTTATCCAAAACGGATGCATTGCGTTTCATCGTTTTACCCCAAGCATTTAAAAACATCTGGCCGGCCCTTGGAAATGAATTTATTTCGGTCATCAAGGAAAGTTCGATTGTATCGATTATCGGAGTTACCGATTTAGTTTACGAACTAAACGTCGTAAGAGCGGATACCTACCGAGGAGTGGCGCCAATTGTAGTGGTAATGGCCATCTATTTCGTCATTACCTTTACGCTAACCAGACTATTAAATTACATGGAAAGAAGAATGAAACACGATTAA
- a CDS encoding manganese-dependent inorganic pyrophosphatase: protein MTKELVFGHQNSDTDAIAAAIALAYLEKQDGYDTEAVALGPVNPETQFVLDYFGVKAPRVVDHAKPETDLVMLVDHNEPQQSIADIADLTVTHVVDHHRINGFDTSKPLYYRAAPYGCCSTIITQMFSEEGVTIPKEIAGLMMSAIISDTLLLKSPTTTDVDRDALQALAEIAGVDNYENYGVQMLKAGTNVDAKSAEELIDSDAKSFTLGGKNVRIDQINVVDLEDVNKRLAEIKQAMESEAQNENYDLFLVLVTNVLTSNSELITVGEPKDVVAQAFNNQFDENDVMNLPGVVSRKKQVVPPLTTQLEANN, encoded by the coding sequence ATGACAAAAGAATTAGTTTTTGGCCACCAAAATTCAGATACAGATGCAATTGCAGCAGCGATTGCATTAGCATACTTAGAAAAACAAGATGGCTATGACACGGAAGCTGTTGCCTTGGGACCAGTTAACCCAGAAACACAGTTCGTCTTAGATTACTTTGGTGTTAAGGCACCCCGAGTAGTTGATCATGCTAAACCAGAAACAGATTTAGTAATGTTGGTTGATCACAACGAACCCCAACAAAGTATCGCAGACATTGCTGATTTAACGGTAACTCACGTAGTTGATCACCATCGGATTAACGGGTTTGATACTTCCAAACCACTTTACTACAGAGCTGCACCTTACGGTTGTTGTTCAACTATCATTACCCAAATGTTCTCAGAAGAAGGGGTTACAATTCCCAAAGAAATTGCGGGATTGATGATGTCTGCAATTATTTCTGATACCTTACTCTTAAAGTCACCAACTACGACTGACGTTGACCGCGATGCTTTACAGGCATTGGCTGAAATTGCCGGGGTTGATAACTATGAAAATTACGGCGTTCAAATGCTAAAAGCTGGTACCAATGTGGACGCTAAGTCAGCAGAAGAATTAATTGATAGTGATGCAAAATCTTTCACCCTCGGTGGCAAAAACGTACGGATTGATCAAATTAACGTGGTTGATTTAGAAGACGTTAACAAACGTTTGGCAGAAATTAAGCAGGCGATGGAATCAGAGGCGCAAAATGAAAATTACGATTTATTCTTAGTCTTAGTTACGAATGTCTTAACTAGTAATTCTGAACTAATTACGGTAGGAGAACCAAAAGATGTGGTTGCCCAGGCTTTTAACAACCAATTTGATGAAAACGACGTAATGAATTTACCAGGCGTAGTTTCCAGAAAGAAACAAGTGGTTCCACCGTTAACCACCCAATTAGAAGCAAATAATTAA
- a CDS encoding ABC transporter substrate-binding protein/permease — MQKKWLKWFLVMVTVLLGGTLAKATVHADDSLQKVKEQGVLKVAVAPDYPPFAFQVNEHGKSKDVGMDIEVAKQIAKDLHVKLQLKNMDFNSVLVAVQTGKVDLALGGINPTPAREQNADFSKIYYYGGQSFLINKTDANRLKNQKSLKGEKVGTQTGSMQQTLAKKHLTDSKLVSMDKTTDLVLAIKTHKVNAVGVEKPVAQAYVENDPDLKMIPADYKLDKKETGFAIAMPKGATTLQTAVNQSMDKIAEQHLMPQYLKTAAKYMKVNTANTSMWHYWKYFFDGLKYTLLISVCAVAGGIILGVLLVLMRLSNVKWLSWPAISYVEVVRGTPMMVQVLLVYFGLGILVNIPALPAGIIAVTLNSAAYVSEIIRGGINSVAKGQKEAAKSLGLSKHDALRFIVLPQAFKNIWPALGNEFISVIKESSIVSIIGVTDLVYELNVVRADTYRGVAPIVVVMAIYFIITFTLTRLLNYWEGKMKHD, encoded by the coding sequence ATGCAAAAGAAATGGCTCAAGTGGTTTTTGGTCATGGTAACGGTTTTGCTAGGGGGTACCCTGGCTAAAGCAACCGTTCATGCCGATGACTCACTGCAAAAAGTGAAAGAGCAAGGCGTGTTAAAAGTAGCGGTTGCTCCCGATTATCCGCCGTTTGCCTTTCAGGTTAACGAACACGGCAAGTCAAAAGACGTGGGAATGGATATTGAGGTGGCAAAACAAATTGCCAAGGATCTTCACGTGAAGCTCCAACTAAAGAACATGGATTTTAATTCCGTGTTGGTGGCCGTTCAAACCGGGAAAGTTGATTTAGCGTTAGGAGGAATTAATCCGACCCCCGCCCGGGAACAAAATGCCGATTTTTCTAAAATCTATTACTACGGAGGCCAAAGCTTCCTGATTAACAAAACGGATGCTAACAGGTTAAAGAACCAAAAGAGTTTGAAGGGTGAAAAAGTCGGAACTCAAACTGGTTCGATGCAACAAACCTTAGCCAAAAAACATTTAACTGATAGCAAGCTAGTTAGCATGGATAAGACCACGGACCTAGTTTTAGCAATCAAGACTCACAAGGTTAATGCCGTGGGGGTGGAAAAGCCAGTGGCGCAGGCCTATGTGGAAAATGATCCGGATTTAAAGATGATTCCCGCTGACTACAAGCTAGACAAGAAAGAAACCGGCTTTGCAATTGCCATGCCGAAGGGAGCTACAACCCTCCAAACGGCTGTGAACCAATCGATGGATAAGATTGCCGAACAACACTTAATGCCACAATATTTAAAAACGGCCGCTAAATACATGAAGGTTAATACCGCTAACACCTCGATGTGGCACTACTGGAAGTACTTCTTTGATGGCTTAAAATACACATTGTTAATTTCTGTTTGTGCGGTTGCCGGCGGAATTATACTAGGAGTATTGTTAGTCCTGATGCGATTAAGCAACGTTAAATGGTTAAGTTGGCCCGCCATTAGCTACGTCGAAGTAGTCCGGGGTACTCCGATGATGGTGCAAGTACTATTAGTCTACTTTGGACTGGGAATTTTGGTTAACATTCCTGCTTTACCTGCCGGGATTATTGCTGTGACTCTAAATAGCGCGGCGTACGTTAGCGAAATTATCAGAGGGGGGATCAACTCCGTGGCGAAGGGTCAAAAAGAAGCAGCTAAGAGTCTCGGTTTATCTAAGCATGATGCTCTCCGGTTCATCGTTTTGCCCCAGGCCTTTAAGAACATTTGGCCTGCACTAGGAAACGAGTTTATCTCAGTTATTAAGGAAAGCTCGATTGTTTCCATTATCGGAGTAACGGACCTGGTTTACGAACTAAACGTCGTGAGAGCCGATACCTATCGAGGGGTTGCTCCCATTGTCGTTGTAATGGCTATCTACTTCATCATCACGTTTACACTCACAAGACTATTAAATTACTGGGAAGGAAAGATGAAACATGACTAA